The genomic interval GCGATCAGCGTCCCGCGAACAGCGCCAGCGAAAACGCCCGCTCGAGCACCCACACCACCGCCATCCATGCGATCGCGAGCGAGCCGACGCCCATGACGACGCGCGGGTAGAAGCGCGAGCGCGACGCCGCGAACCACACCGGGAGCGCGAGCACGCACACCACCAGCATCGCGAGTTCGACGCCGAGGTGGAATCCGCCCAGCGCCACGACCCGCGAACGCGTGGGCAGCGCCATGTTCGCGAGCGCGCCTGACATCGCGAGTCCGTGGCACGCACCCATGAATCCCACGATCGCCGGGGCGCGACGCCCCGCAAACGGTCGCAGGTTGTTCCACGCGATCGCGAACACCGACAGCGCGAGTGCGACGCTCGCCCACTGTGACGGCACGCGCACCACCCCGAAGTAGCCCGCCCAGAGCGCGATCGCCTGACCGATCGCGAAAGCCGCCAGCAGCGCCGCGGCGGTTCGCGTCGCCGCGGCGATCCC from Candidatus Eisenbacteria bacterium carries:
- a CDS encoding HupE/UreJ family protein; this translates as GIAAATRTAAALLAAFAIGQAIALWAGYFGVVRVPSQWASVALALSVFAIAWNNLRPFAGRRAPAIVGFMGACHGLAMSGALANMALPTRSRVVALGGFHLGVELAMLVVCVLALPVWFAASRSRFYPRVVMGVGSLAIAWMAVVWVLERAFSLALFAGR